The Lipingzhangella halophila genomic interval TTTCGGCACGCTGGCCGCCGACCTCGCGGAGACGCGCCGGGTCGCCGGGTTCGTGGCCACCGGCGGCGACGGGGCCCGCGCGGTCGTGGACGCGCTGTCGGCGACCGGCATCGACCTCGTGGGCGAGGTGGCCGCGGGCGTGCCCATCGGCACCCTCATCGGTGGCCCGGCACAGGGCCGGTTCCTGGTCACGAAGGCGGGCGGGTTCGGCGACACCGACGTCCTCATCCGTGCCGCGGAGGCGGTCCGGCAGCGGAGGCAGTGACCAACGTGCACTGCACCACCCTGCGACGCCGAGACGGTCGACAGCGGTGCCCACTCCCGCCGAAGGGCTCACAGGTTGAGAACCGCGGGCTCCGTGGCCAGCGCTCGCCAGTGCTCGGCAGGGTCAGCCACAAGGTGCCGCTCCGCCAGGTCCATCAGCCCGCCGGTGCTGGAGATCTCGGCGATAAGCTCGCCATCGGGGCGGCGGAACTCCTGCTCGACCCGGAACGTCTTGCCGCTGCCCCAGACGAACGAGCACGAGACGTCGACCTCGTCCCCGCCGCGCAGCTCCCGGTGGTAGCGGATGGTGCTCTCCAGGGTCACCGGTCCGACCCCGGTGGCGAGCAGCGCGTCCACCGAGATACCAGCGGCGCGCAGACACTCCCAACGGGCGTGCTCGCCGTACTGGTGGTACACCGTCCCGTTCAGGTGGCCCTGTGTGTCTAGCTCGTATCCGCGAACCCCGACCCGTGTCCGGAACTCCTCAGCCATGTCACCCTCAGCTCTACGCGGTGTCCCACCGATGCCGTCCGCGGACGCGCACGTTCGATACCTCCGCGCCTGCCCGGCCAGCTCGCCCTCCTATCCGAACGAACGTGCGCGATTCTCGCACTCGGTACGGACAGTCAGGGGCACGGCCGCCTGGCATGGCCGGATCTGGACCTGTTCCGCGTACCGGACCGAGGGTAAGGTGCGCCACGTGACGATCCGCATACCCAGAGCGAGAACCCAGCGTAGTCCAACGCCGGCCGACAGGAGCTGAACACTGATGTCACGCCTTTCGCTTGCCGCCCTCGCCTTCGCCGGACTGATCGGTCTGGCCGCGTGCGGCGGAGACACCGAGTCCGAGAACGGCGACGCCGCTGAGGAGGAGACCAACGAGGAAGCCCCGGCCGAGGAGGAAGGCGGGGAGGAAGGCGACGACGGCGAGGCCGCCGACGAGACCGTCGCGGTCGACGCGGGCGAGTTCTTCTACGATGGGATCCCCGAGACACTCCCGGCCGGCACCGTCGCGTTCGACCTTGAGAACACCGGCGAGATGCCCCATGACCTCGTGATCGAGGAACTCGGCGACGAGACGGTGATCGAGGAGACGGCGGGCGGCGAGTCCGCCAGCGGCACCGTCGAACTCGAGCCGGGCGAGTACACGATCTACTGCTCGATCGGGAACCACCGCCAGCAAGGGATGGAGCAGACCGTCACGGTCGAGTAGTGGCGGTCCCGGTCCGTACCCCGGTGGCCGCGCGTTCCTCGGCCGCCGGGCCGGCTCCGGCCCGGCCCTGGAAACGGGTCAGACGTGCGAGCGCGCCAGCACGCCCTCGGCTTCGAGCAGCGGCACCTGCTCGGCGGCCCACGGGCTGATCGCCCACGGCGCCGCTCCCGCGAGTGCGACGAAACTGCTCCACGAGACCCACTGCCACTCGGCGATCTCGGAGGGGTCGGGATCGGGCGTGTCGTTTGTCAGCGCCGTGTACACCGGGCAGAACTCGTTCTCCACGACCCCTTCGGCCGAGCGGGCGCGGTAGCGGAAGTTCGGCAGCACCTGGTCAACACCGTGCAGCGCGATCCCCAGTTCCTCGCGCACCCGGCGGCGCACCGCCTGCTCCCCGTTCTCCCCCGGACCGGGGTGACCACAGCAGCTGTTCGTCCAGACACCCGGCCACGTCGCCTTGGACAGCGCACGCCGGGTGGCGAGCAGCCGGCCGCGGTCGTCGAAGACGTAGCAGGAGAAGGCGAGGTGCAGCGGCGTCTCCGCGCCGTGCACCGCGAACTTGTCGGCTGTGCCGATGGGG includes:
- a CDS encoding acyl-CoA thioesterase encodes the protein MAEEFRTRVGVRGYELDTQGHLNGTVYHQYGEHARWECLRAAGISVDALLATGVGPVTLESTIRYHRELRGGDEVDVSCSFVWGSGKTFRVEQEFRRPDGELIAEISSTGGLMDLAERHLVADPAEHWRALATEPAVLNL
- a CDS encoding cupredoxin domain-containing protein, whose amino-acid sequence is MSRLSLAALAFAGLIGLAACGGDTESENGDAAEEETNEEAPAEEEGGEEGDDGEAADETVAVDAGEFFYDGIPETLPAGTVAFDLENTGEMPHDLVIEELGDETVIEETAGGESASGTVELEPGEYTIYCSIGNHRQQGMEQTVTVE
- the idi gene encoding isopentenyl-diphosphate Delta-isomerase, producing MTQPHGDAPDTPAGRPNDLVVLLDADLSPIGTADKFAVHGAETPLHLAFSCYVFDDRGRLLATRRALSKATWPGVWTNSCCGHPGPGENGEQAVRRRVREELGIALHGVDQVLPNFRYRARSAEGVVENEFCPVYTALTNDTPDPDPSEIAEWQWVSWSSFVALAGAAPWAISPWAAEQVPLLEAEGVLARSHV